The Solanum pennellii chromosome 11, SPENNV200 genome contains a region encoding:
- the LOC114074829 gene encoding transcription repressor OFP6, with product MSSKNKKIWNCITSNGTAACGCSKPKLSEIIQPKPKPRPEPEPNAHSSSTSNSDSPSPTIMPAKIVGSVAVVKESDDPFGDFRRSMLQMIMEKEIYSYDDLNELLNCFLQLNSPSHHDIIVQAFMEIWNNGKNYSAN from the coding sequence atgtcttcaaaaaataaaaaaatttggaattgcATTACTTCCAATGGAACAGCAGCTTGTGGTTGCAGCAAGCCCAAATTATCAGAAATCATTCAGCCCAAGCCCAAGCCCAGGCCCGAACCCGAGCCCAATGCGCACTCATCTTCAACCTCTAATTCAGATTCACCATCTCCGACGATTATGCCGGCGAAGATCGTCGGAAGTGTGGCGGTGGTGAAGGAATCCGATGATCCGTTTGGGGATTTCCGGCGATCGATGTTGCAGATGATAATGGAGAAGGAGATTTACTCGTACGATGATTTGAATGAGcttttgaattgttttttacAGCTGAATTCGCCTTCTCATCATGATATTATTGTTCAAGCTTTCATGGAGATCTGGAATAATGGCAAAAATTATTCCGCAAATTGA